The genome window TTTCTGGCAGTAGAGAATAATAAACAGGTGGCGGTGCTGGTGCCTACTACCCTGCTTGCCCAGCAGCACTATGATAATTTCCGCGATCGCTTCGCGAACTGGCCGGTGCGCATCGAAATGCTTTCCCGCTTCCGCAGCGCCAAAGAACAGGCGCAGATACTGGAGCAGGCCAGCGAAGGCAAGATCGATATTTTGATCGGCACCCATAAACTGCTGATGAGCGATCTGAAGTGGCACGACCTGGGGCTGCTGATTGTTGATGAGGAGCACCGCTTTGGCGTGCGCCATAAAGAACGTATTAAAGCGATGCGTGCTGACGTCGATATTCTGACGTTAACCGCCACGCCGATCCCGCGAACGCTGAATATGGCGATGAGTGGCATGCGCGATCTGTCGATTATCGCTACGCCGCCCGCGCGTCGCCTGGCGGTGAAAACGTTTGTGCGGGAATATGACAGTCTGGTGGTGCGTGAGGCGATCCTGCGCGAAGTGCTGCGCGGCGGCCAGGTTTATTATCTGTATAACGATGTGGAAAATATCGAAAAAGCGGCCCAGCGGCTGGCGGATCTGGTGCCGGAAGCGCGCATCGCCATTGGTCACGGGCAGATGCGCGAGCGCGATCTGGAGCGGGTGATGAATGATTTCCATCATCAGCGTTTTAACGTGCTGGTCTGTACCACCATTATCGAAACCGGTATCGATATCCCTACCGCCAATACCATCATCATTGAGCGCGCCGATCACTTTGGCCTGGCGCAGCTGCACCAGCTACGCGGGCGCGTAGGCCGTTCACATCACCAGGCCTATGCATGGCTACTGACGCCGCCGCCGAAAGCGATGACTACCGATGCGCATAAACGCCTGGAGGCGATCGCCTCGCTGGAGGATCTGGGCGCGGGCTTCGCGCTGGCCACGCATGACTTAGAAATCCGTGGCGCAGGCGAGCTGCTGGGAGAGGATCAGAGCGGCCAGATGGAAACTATCGGCTTCTCACTCTATATGGAGCTGCTGGAAAATGCCGTGGATGCGTTGAAAGAGGGTCGCGAGCCTTCGCTGGAAGATCTGACCAGCAATCAGACCGATATCGAACTGCGTATGCCAGCGCTGCTGCCTGATGATTTTATTCCTGATGTCAGTACGCGGCTCTCTTTTTACAAGCGTATCGCCAGCTCACAGGATAAAAGCGAGCTGGAGGATCTGAAGGTTGAACTGATTGACCGCTTTGGTAATCTTCCCGATGCAGCTCGTAACCTGTTGGATGTCGCTGCACTCCGTCTGATGGCGAAAAAAATTGGCATCCGGCGCGTGGAGGCCAGCGATAAAGGTGGCTTTATCGAGTTTGATGAGAAAAATAAAGCTGACCCGGGCTGGCTGATTGGCCTGATGCAAAAAGAGCCGCAGAACTGGCGTCTTGACGGTCCAGCCAGGCTGAAGTTTATTCGCGATCTGAGCGAGCCAAAGTTACGGATGAAATGGGTGCGGGAGTTTATGGATCAGATTCTGGATAATGCGGCCTGATCCGCCGCGTTTTCAGGTGAGTCCGGCAATAAGCGTACTCACAGGATGCTGGATTAGCGCGATCACAGCATGATGTGGGCGAAGAGAAACGTTGCTGGAAGCAGACGGTGAAAATAGCGGCCCGGCGTTAAAAATGAAAACGAGCCTCATTGCAATAATGAGGCTCGTTATGCATGCTTTAGCCTGTCGGCTCTGGTCTGTTGCCCATAGCCAGGCGAAATGCTGTCAGGGCTTATGCCTGATTGCTGTTGCTGTTAAGAATGAGCTGACCGTTCCGATCCAGCGGGATGCGGGTGCCGGGATCGTTCTCCATACGAATTTTTCCCTGCTGATCGCCGATTTTATAGGTGACGTCATAGCCCAGCATTTTATCCTGCTTATCGTAGACCGTTTTGCAACGCTGTTCAGTGGTGGTGTAAGTATCACGATCCTGCAGAGTGCCCTGAACCTGATTACCGGCATAGCCGCCAGCCAGCGCGCCTGCAACCGTCGCGACATCCTTACCGCGCCCGCCGCCAAACTGGTGACCCAGTACCCCGCCAGCCACCGCGCCCAGTACTGAGCCGGCGATGCGATTCTCATCCTGTACCGCCCGACGATGGGTAAGCGTCACGTTGCGGCACTCCTGCCGTGGGTTCTTAATCGTTTCCTTGATAGGCGTTGCGGAAATAACCTGTGCGTATTGGGGACCCGGATTAAATACATTCATACTGGCAACGGCAGCCACACCCAGAGCAGCAACCACACCAATACCCATACCCGCTATCATTGATTTATTCACAGGACAACCTCCTGACTATGTTACCGCGCAATCCTGCTGCTGCCGGTTCCGTGGCAGTAAGCCCTACTCGGCGTGCGCGACTCGCCGTGGTAATTGATAAAAATTGTGCAGATGCAGACAAAAACCAGCAATCAGATAAAGGGAGGAAAAGCGTTACAGAAGGATAAACCAAGGCTTTTCAGAGAGTTCTTAGCCGCCGTCGCGTTGATCATAACCCTTGCTTTGGCAAGGTTGCCTGCTCCTTTTTTACCTTAACGCTGCGCCGGTCACATAAATACCTGACGCAACCTGCTGGCCGTGAATTTGCAGTTTGTGACTTGCAGCGGCTAAATATTTCTGTCATTTTGGAATCAATCGTTTCCTTATTAGTATCTGACGGGCCGCTTAACCATGAATGAGATAAAAGAACGTGGACGTCCGCGTGAATTTGACACTGACCAGGCGCTGGATCAGGCGATGCTGGTGTTCCGACAAAAAGGCTTTCATGCCGCATCCATTGCCGATCTGGCCAGTGCGATGAACCTTACCGCCGGTAGCATATATAAGGCGTTTAAAGATAAGCGCACTCTGTTTGTTCAGGTATTTGCGCGTTATACCTCTCAGCGTAATGCTGTACTTCGGCAACGCCTGGAACCCTGCGCAACAGGGCGGGAAAAGCTGGCTGAGCTGTTGCGCTTCTATCTTGACTCCGCGCGCGAACTGGAAGGCAGACGGGGTTGCCTGGTTGTCGGCAGCGCAACTGAACTTCAGGTGCTGGATGACGGGCTCTCAGAGCTGGTACGTAATGCCGTCAGGCGTAATAAAGCGTTCCTTGTCGCCTTATTGCAACAGGGCCAAAAGGATGGTTCGGTGTCACCTGATGTTAACGTGGAAACCGCAGCAGAGTTGATGCTCTGTATCGCTTTTGGTATGCGCGTGCTGGGCAAAATAGAGAACCTCACGGACCGGGAAGAGACAATAAAGCAGGCAATGAAGCTTTTGGCTTAAATTTTTACCCATTCAGGAACCGATCATTTCCTAAAACAGTGTTCGCCATGTCGGCAAATCATAAAATACAGGAATCCACTATGGACAATCATGTATCAAAAATCACAGCCACGGCTGCACTTCGCCAGATCAGTGCAGAACCGGTTAGCTGGCGCGATCGCACTCTTATTGATTTCCAACACCGCTACGCGACGGTAGAAGGGATCAGGATGCATTATGTAACTGGCGGCAATCCGCAGGGTGAAACCGTGGTTTTTTTAGCCGGATTTCCGCAAAGCTGGTATGGCTGGCGTAAGGTCATGCAGCGGATGAGCGCGGCTTACCACATTATTGCGATCGATCTGCCGGGTCAGGGGGACTCCGATCGCCCGGAAAGCGGTTACGACACGCGATCGCTGGCGCAGAAGGTGCATGGCCTGCTGACGCAGCTTGATATCACGCGCTATTTTCTCGCCGCGCATGATGTAGGTGCCTGGGTTGCCTGGCCCTATACCGCGCTTTACGGCAGTGAAGTTAAACGTCTTGCCTTACTGGACGCCGGTATTCCGGGTATTACGCTGCCGGATGCCCTGCCCGTCACGCCAGATAAAGCCTGGAAAACCTGGCATTTCGCTTTTCATATGATCCCCGATCTGCCCGAGGCGCTGATCGTTGGGCGCGAGCGTCTTTATATTGAGTGGTTCCTGAAAAGAAAAACCGCCTCTCCCGATGTCTTTTCAGATGAGGATATTGATGAGTATCTGCGCGTGCTGCTTGCCAGCGGTGGGTTACGCGCCGGCCTGGCTTTTTATCGTTCAGTATCACTTTCAGCCACGCAAAATGCTGCTCTGCAACAACAGGGCAAACTGAAAGTGCCGGTGCTGGCTGTCAGCGCTGAATTTGGCTCGATTCCTGATATGGCTACGCCGCTGCGCGCTTTTGCCGAAGAGGTTACCGGAATTCTGGTGCCGCACTGCGGCCATTTTTTACCGGAAGAGCAGCCGCAGGCCGTTGCCAGCGAGCTAAGCGCATTTTTTATTTAACGCAGAGAGTATCAGAAAAGGGGCAGCCCGTGTTGAAGCACGGGCTGCCTTAGCAGCGGGAAATTAATGCAGCTTCAGGCGTGGACGGATCACCCGGTTGATGCTGCCCACCAGCATCATCAGACCAGTTTTGAAGTAGCCGTGCAGCGCAATCTGGTGCATACGATAAAGCGAGATGTAGACGAAACGCGCAATGCGTCCTTCCACCATCATTGAACCGCGCATCAGGTTACCCATCAGGCTGCCTACGGTACTGAACCGGGAAAGCGAAACCAGCGAACCGTGATCTTTATAAACATAAGGTTTCAGCGGCTGCTGACGCATTTGCGCCAGGATGTTTTCCAGCGCCTTCGAAGCCATCTGATGTGCCGACTGCGCACGCGGCGGCACAAATCCGCCGGATGGCAACGCACAGGAGGCGCAGTCGCCGATGGCGTAGATATCGTCATCCAGCGTGGTTTGCAGCGTCTCTTTCACCACCAGCTGATTAATCCGGTTGGTTTCCAGTCCGCCAATATCTTTCATAAAATCTGGCGCTTTGATGCCCGCTGCCCAGACCATCAGATCTGCTTCGATAAAGTCGCCGCTTTTGGTATGCAGGCCATGTTTATCCGCGCTGGTGACCATGGTTTGCGTCAGCACCTGCACACCCAGTTTGGTCAGTTCCTGATGCGCCGCTGCGGAAATACGTGCCGGCAGCGCTGGCAGAATGCGTTCGCCCGCTTCCACCAGCGTAACGTTCAGCACCTGATTATCCAGCCCTTTGTAGCCGTAACTGTGCAGCTGTTTTACTGCGTTATGCAGCTCAGCAGAAAGCTCAACGCCCGTTGCGCCGCCGCCTACAATCGCAATATTGATTTTCCCCTGCCGGTCGGCATTGGCTGAATACTTCAGGAACAGGTTAAGCATTTCATTATGGAAACGCTGCGCCTGATGCGGGTTATCGAGGAAGATGCAGTGATCTTTCACGCCCGGCGTACCGAAATCATTCGAGGTGCTGCCCAGCGCCATAACCAGCGTGTCGTAAGGCACTTCACGCGCCGGAACCAGCACTTCGCCCTGCGCATCACGAATTTCCGCCAGCTGCAGCCGCTTGTTTTCCCGATCGATATCGGTGAGCGACCCCAGCTGGAACTGGAAGTGATGATTACGCGCATGGGCCAGGTAGCTGAGCGCATCGATGCCTTCATCCAGCGATCCGGTTGCCACTTCATGCAACAGTGGTTTCCATAAATGACTATGGTTGCGATCGATCAGCGTAATTTCCGCTTTCTGACGGCGACCCAGCTTGTGCCCCAGCTGCGTTGCCAGCTCCAGACCACCGGCTCCCCCACCAACGATAACAATTTTTCTCAACGGTGTAGTCAAAATGACCCCCTTAAAATGTAAACCAAAAGTTAACCAAAGGTTAATGAAAACCTTAATTAACATAGGGTTGCGAGTTAAATCGCGAGCTGAAATCAGAATAACATGACGGGGTAAGTTGGTCATACCAAATTTGATGCAGATCAATTTTCCTACAATAAGTCGGATTATTGACCATAAAAAAGCGGGCGATTGTCGGGCAATCATCCCGCTAAACAGGCATTAGCCGAGGGTTTTAAACGCTTTAATACGCTGTAAGTGGGGAGAAAGACTGGGGAATTTATGAGGCTGCTTTTCGTCCCAGACAATTTCATACCAGGGTTGCAGCGCTTCTGCTGTGCGTTGACTGTCAAGGATACCGTCGTGGCGCGAAAGCAGCGTCAGGCAGCGGTCGCGGTTTTTCTCACGGAAATTACTTACGCACTTGGTAGCAATATCAGGATACTCTTCCGGCCGATCGATTTTGCCCGCCATGTTTTCCTGCGGCCAAAGATTAGGGTTAACCATCACCTGGCGAATATCACATAAAAAACCAATGCGCTCAGCCCAGAAGCCTCCCAGACCGACGCCACAAATCAGTGGCCGTTCATCGACATTCAGCATCAGCATCTTATCGGTCTCTTTCAGCAGATGCTGCATATCATGTTTCGGATGGCGTGTGCTGTAGCTCAGCAGCCGCACATCAGGATCGATAAACTGCAGCTGCAAAACTTTTTCATGGTTACCCGGACTAGTGGAATCGAAACCGTGCAGATAAATAATCATGGCTATCCTCACCGTTACTTAGCCTGCCGGGTTTCCTGTTAGTGACCCGACGCCTTATGCTCCAGCCAGCGCGCCTGTAATGCGCTCAGCTGTTGGCTGGCGCGCTGCCAACGTGCAGAATCGAGCAGCTGCTGGCGGTTAAATGTCCCACGATGATACAGGCGGCTCACCTGTTCTGCTTTGATCGGCGGCAGGTTATCCAGCACGCTAACCGCGCCTTTACGATCGTTGCAAACCAGAATCATATCGCAGCCGGCATCCAGCGAGGCGCGCGCGCGCTCCGCATAGCTGCCCATAATCGCTGCCCCCTCCATCGATAAATCGTCAGAGAAGATAATGCCGTTAAAGCCCAGTTCAGTACGCAGCACCTGCTTCAGCCAGTATGAAGAGCCGCTGGCCGGGCGCGGGTCTACCTGCGAGTAGATAACGTGCGCCGGCATAATCGCGTCCAGCGCATTCTCATCGATCATCTGCTGAAAAATGGCCATGTCATGCTGGCGGATAGTGGCCTTATCACGCTCATCGCGCGGCGTCTCTTTATGTGAGTCAGCGCTGACTGCGCCATGACCGGGAAAATGTTTACCGGTGGTTTTCATGCCAGCTTCGCGCATACCAGCAATGAAACAGCGCGCCACACGCAACGCAATAGCGGGATCTTCATGGAAAGCGCGGTCGCCAATCGCGGCGCTGATATGTCCAATATCCAGTACCGGCGCAAAGCTGATATCGATATCCATTGCCATCATCTCCGCCGCCATCAGCCAGCCTGCCTCCTGTGCCAGCCTGTCCGCCTGCTCCTGGCTGTTCAGCGCGGCAAAGGACTGCATGGCCGGCAGGTTGGTAAAGCCGTCACGAAAGCGCTGCACCCGCCCGCCCTCCTGATCGACCGCGACCACCAGCCGCGCATGAGATGCGGTGCGAATCTGACGCACCAGTTCACTCAGCTGAGCGGGATCGTGATAGTTACGCGCGAATAAAATCAGCCCGCCCACCAGCGGGTGCGCCAGAATTTCGCGCTCTTCGGCGTCCAGCTCATAGCTTGCCACGTCCAACATTACCGGACCGGGTATCGACATGATGATTCCTCCTGTAAAAACTGGCGCACATCATAGCCGGAATGCAGAAACAGCGCGCTAAATTTGTCGCCAGGCGGCAATAGCCCGTTGATGCAGCGCCGGATCGCCACTCTGCTCCCAGCGCAGCTGATACCAGCTGGCCATCAACAGATGTAGCCAGGGCTGCCAGCGCCTGACCTGCCGCTTAAGCGCCCTGAGATCCAGCCGATTACTGCAGGCATAATCAGCCAGTAGCGTCGCACGTTGTGCAGCGTTCAGACTGTTGCCGCTGATGATAGCAGCCAGTTCCAGCGCTATATCGCCATCGGCGGCATACTCCCAGTCAATCAGCCGCAAGCCGTCAGGATGCGCCAGCAGGTTGCCCGGATGGATATCCATATGCAGCAGTCCCAGCCGCAGCGGCGGCGGTTCTCCCTGACGCGCCAGCTGACGTAGTCGTCGCAGCCAGCGCGGATTGCGTTGACGGCACTGTCGCCAGTAGTGGTGCAATAATGGCAGCAGCTGTAGCCGATAACCGCTAAGCGGCTGATGATGCAACCGTGTTAACAGCGAAACCAGTTCAGTCTGACGAGCCAGAAATTCCTTTTCCGCCAGCGTCTCGCCCGGCAGCCATTCCAGCAGCAGCCAGCGCCGATCGATCGCCAGCGCACGCGGTGCCAGTCCGCTGGCGGTTAAACCCCGTAGCAGATGCCATTCGCGTTGGCGAGAGATAAAAGGGATCGGCTGATGTGGGATTCGGCGTGCCAGCCAGCATTGCTGGCCACATACTACTTTCCCGGATAGTCCGGTAAGGCCATTCAGCGGATAAAAATAACCGGCAGACGAAGCTGCCGGCTGGAGTCGTTCAATCAGCGCCTGCAGGGCGGTATCAATGCTGGACGCTGCCATTTCCTGACCAGATAATTTCTCCAGTTTGCACCAGCATCAGCTGCATCTGCAGTTCAGGCGCTTTTACGTCGCCCTGTGCATTACTGTAAAGCACATACTGCGCGCCAACGTAGCGAGCCAGGCCGATCGCTTTGCTACGTGAATTCAGGCTGTCTTCAGGCGATAGCCCCAGCGTTTGCCTTGCCTGCATCAGCTGCTGCTGGGTAACCAGCGTAAAGGTATTATTGCTTGCCAGGGCATTTTGCAGCGCTGCTGTTGCCTTCGCGGTTTGCAGGCTGCCATTGGTGCTGTTCTTGATCCGATCTACCAGCAATACGCTGCCGGGCGTGATGCCCTGGGCCTGTAGCATCTGCGCCACCAGCGGCTGTACGCTGGCATCCCAGTTTATCGTTTTTAGCTTCGGCGGCTGCGGCACCGTTTCGCCCGGCTGCGGACTGGTAATCGGCGGCGGCTGTACCACAACCGGCGGCGTCGTTGGCTGCACGGGTTCCACCGGCGCCGGTGGTTGTTGCTGTTGATTATTAATACAGCCCGCCAGAACGAATGCCAGCAGCATGACGCCGGAGAGTTTTAAACGCCTGAACACAGTATTTCCCCTTACAAATAAATATAGAGACGAACTTTACTGGCCATCAGATTGCCCATCTGCGAACTGATTTCAACCCGCTGATTTGCGGGAACCACCAGCGTGCGGGGCGTTTCAAAAGGCTGAATTTCCAGTCCTTTATCATCGTACCAGTAGAAACGATAGTGCACGGTAACCGGTTTGTTTTGCTGATTCTCCAGCGTGCTTACTGCCCGCTGCTGTCCGGCCTGTTCAGAAAGAGTGGGTTTGCTGGGCAAAATTCCCGCCGAAAGCACGGACGATTCCATAATCAGCGCCTGTGAGGTGTTGATCACAGGTTTATCGCTGCTACAGGCGACCAGCGTCAAAACCAGAGGCAGACTGGTTAATAAAGCGCGCATGATGGCGTTCCGCACGTTAATTAAAGGCTTAGCATCGGCCCCAGTGGGCAACCACCGACCAGGTGCATATGGATATGATAAACTTCCTGGCCACCATGACGATTGCAGTTAACAATCAGTCGGTAACCATCCTCAGCAATACCTTCCTTTTTAGCGATTTTCGCCGCCACGGTGAACATACGTCCCATGGCCTGCTCATGTGCTTCGCTGACATTGTTCGCGGTCGGGATTAAAATATTCGGCACAATCAATACATGGGTTGGCGCTTTGGGAGAAATATCCCGGAAAGCCGTTACCAGTTCATCCTGATAAACAATATCGGCCGGAATTTCACGACGAATAATTTTACTGAAAATAGTTTCTTCAGCCATGATGCATATCCTTAGCAGAGACGTAAGCATGGAGTATGAGCGAGAATTTCGTTTTCTTTCAACCTTCCTGCTGTTTTTCTTTTGTTTCACCTGCCGTAGTGCCACTTTTTTGTACAGCCCTGACAAGCGGGCCGATTTTTTGTGCGGTTTTTCGCATTCTCACAGACTTCTTCTGACAGAAATAAAACACCGTTTTATAAATTAGAGGCAGGGCATGTTTTCCTTTGTTTTTTTGCCACTCAACGCCTTTTCCTAGCCAAAACGCGAAGGTTTGCCCTCTCCCGCCATTCTACCTTCTGGGGTAATCCGTCTGAGCTGTCGGAGTCCGTGCGTTTTTTAATGGTTATGACGAGGAGATTGACAATGCCAGTGCGTAAAATTGGTTTACGGCATTACCTGGCTTATGGATCGGGCGACTTTTTGGGTGCCGGCACTACAGCCCTGACGGCAGCATGGCTGCTCTATTTCTATACCACTTTCTGCGGCCTGACGCCGATTGAAGCAACCTTTATCTTTGCTATGGCGCGCGTGCTGGATGCAGTGGTCAGCCCGCTGATGGGCTTCCTTACCGATAACTTTGGCTCTACTCGCCTCGGCAAGCGCTTTGGACGCCGCAAGTTTTTTATTCTGCTCGGCATTCCCTGCGTATTCAGCTATAGCCTGATGTGGGTCGGCGATATGAGTTACCTTTACTACCTGCTGACCTATCTGCTGTTTGATATTGTCTACACCATGATTCTGGTGCCTTATGAAACGCTGGTCCCGGAAATGACCGACGATTTCAAAAAGAAAACCAAGTTTTCCGGCGCACGTATCGCACTGGCTCAGCTTTCCGCTATTCTGGCCGCTTTCCTGCCGGGCGTGCTGATCAATCACTTCGGCAAAGATAACGCCGTCTCCTTCTTTTATGCCAGCCTGGTATTTTCGGTGATTTGCGCCATTGTGCTGACGCTGGTTTGGTTTTTCACCTGGGAACGCGCACCAGAAGATTTTTCTGAAGAGTCACGCCGCGCTGAGGCGGAAAAACAGCAGCTGACGCTGGCGCAAAGCCTGAAGCGTCTGTATGTCGAACTGGCCTCCACCCTTCGCATCCGTATTTTCCGTCAGCATCTGGGCATGTACCTCGGCGGCTATATTGCACAGGATGTGTTTAATGCAGTCTTTACCTGGTATGTGGTTTTCGTGCTGATGCAGAGCGCGCAGATCGCCTCCAACCTGATGGGCACGATGGCTATTCTGCAATTTATCGCTGTGATGGGCATGATCCCGCTTTGTATTCGCCTTGGTCCTGCACCTTCCTATCGTCTGGTCGTGACGCTGTTTGGTCTGAGCGCCCTCTCTTATGCCGGGCTCTGGTATACCGGCATGAACGATAACATGGCGCTGCTGGTGTTGATCTCCGCGCTGGCGGGCCTGGGCCGTGGTGGCATCAACTATGTGCCGTGGAATATCTACACCTACATCGCGGATGTTGACGAGGTGATCACCGGCCAGCGTCGCGAAGGGATTTTCGCCGGCATCATGACGTTAACGCGTAAGGCTTCGCAGGCTGGCGCAGTCATGCTGGTGGGAATTGTCTTACAGCTTTCCGGCTTCGTTTCCGGTCAGGCTAATCAGAGCGATAACGTTCAGCACACCATTCTGTTGATTCTGAGCGTGGGTACGCTGTGCGTACTGGCGATCGGCTTCTTTATCTCTCTGCGCTTTCGCCTGAACCTGCAGACGCATTCAGTACTGCGTGAAGAGACCCAAAAAATGCGCCAGGCAGGACGTCCGGTGCCAGAGAACCTGACGCCTGCAGCGCGTGCAACGGTGGAAACGCTGGCCGGAATGCCTTATGAAAACCTTTGGGGCAACAATAACATAGGCTTTCTTAATCGCCATAAATCCCCGGCGCCGCCGCTACGGCCTGCTCAGGCTGTAGGCGCGGTGCAACCACATACGTTAAAACGATAGGATCTGAATGATGACGGTATTTCCTGTAAAGCATAGCGCTCTGCTGCGTCAGCCTGAATTTCTGGTGCCGCGTCCCGAGCTGGTAACGCTGATTGAAAAGCTAACCGACAACCTGGTAGCGATTACTGATGAGAGCGGCGAGTTTCTGTTGCGTCTGGACGATGGCCGGGTGATCGATACCAAAGGCTGGGCTGGCTGGGAATGGACACATGGCATCGGGCTGTATGGCATGTATCACTACTATCAGCAAACGGGCGACACAAAAACACTGGCGATTATTGATGACTGGTTCCGTGAGCGGCTGGCAGAAGGTACGCCAACCAAAAACGTCAATACCGTTTGCCCGCTGTTGACTCTCGCTTATCGCTATGAAGAGACGCGCAATCCTGCGCTGCTGCCGGTGCTGGAGCGTTGGGCGGAATGGGTGATGTATGAAATGCCGCGTACGGAACAGGGCGGCCTGCAGCATATTGTTTATAACAATGAGAATCATCAGCAGCTGTGGGACGATACGCTGATGATGAGTGTGTTGCCGCTGGCGAAGATCGGCAAGCTGCTCAACCGCCCGGAATATGTTGAGGAAGCAAGCTATCAG of Pantoea alhagi contains these proteins:
- a CDS encoding glycoside hydrolase family 88/105 protein yields the protein MTVFPVKHSALLRQPEFLVPRPELVTLIEKLTDNLVAITDESGEFLLRLDDGRVIDTKGWAGWEWTHGIGLYGMYHYYQQTGDTKTLAIIDDWFRERLAEGTPTKNVNTVCPLLTLAYRYEETRNPALLPVLERWAEWVMYEMPRTEQGGLQHIVYNNENHQQLWDDTLMMSVLPLAKIGKLLNRPEYVEEASYQFLLHVQYLMDRETGLWFHGWNFEGRHNFAKARWARGNSWLTIVIPEFIELMAWPEQHATRRFLQQVLESQVAALRQWQHESGLWHTLLDDRDSYLEASATAGFAYGILKAVRKRYLSRDYLPMAEQAVKGVMQHINSDGELTQVSFGTAMGSDLDYYRQIPLTSMPYGQAMALLCLTEYLRVYL